In Ectothiorhodosinus mongolicus, one DNA window encodes the following:
- a CDS encoding NAD(P)/FAD-dependent oxidoreductase, whose translation MAATHTDVIIIGAGAAGLMCAAEAGAGGARVLVLDHANKVGKKILMSGGGRCNFTHLHSGPENFIGHNPHFCKSALSRYTPYDFLDLVERHGIAYEEKTPGQLFCQNSAKDIVQMLLAECRSGGAQIRLRTEIEAIDWQKPFHLKTSLGKLSCDTLVIATGGYSVPSMGASGFGYELARRLGINVHTTRPGLVPFTLPPKLLASLATLSGISLAASVRTADAFFQENILFTHRGLSGPGVLQASSYWHEDEAVAIDLWPQADLLTQLATQREQRPRMSLKNFLATLWPRRLAEHWCTHYVHDKPLNQLTVEDLKQLQNHCQPWTIKPAGTEGYRTAEVTVGGVDTDAFSSKTLACKQLPGLYFIGEVLDVTGHLGGHNFQWAWASAVAAGQAITA comes from the coding sequence ATGGCTGCGACCCACACAGATGTCATCATTATCGGCGCCGGCGCGGCGGGCTTGATGTGTGCTGCCGAAGCAGGCGCTGGCGGGGCCCGTGTTCTGGTTTTGGATCACGCCAACAAAGTGGGAAAAAAAATCCTCATGTCGGGTGGAGGTCGATGTAACTTCACGCATCTGCATTCCGGCCCCGAAAATTTCATTGGCCATAATCCGCATTTTTGCAAATCCGCTCTCAGCCGCTACACACCCTATGACTTTTTGGATCTGGTTGAGCGCCACGGCATCGCCTATGAAGAAAAAACGCCCGGCCAGCTGTTTTGTCAAAACAGCGCCAAAGACATTGTGCAGATGCTGCTGGCTGAATGTCGCTCGGGCGGCGCACAAATTCGCCTACGCACTGAGATCGAGGCTATCGACTGGCAAAAGCCTTTTCACCTAAAGACCAGCTTGGGCAAACTCTCTTGTGATACTTTGGTGATTGCTACAGGTGGCTATTCCGTACCCAGCATGGGGGCCTCGGGTTTTGGTTACGAACTGGCTCGCAGGCTGGGCATCAACGTTCACACGACTCGCCCAGGGCTGGTGCCCTTCACGCTGCCGCCCAAGTTACTTGCTTCTTTGGCGACACTCTCGGGGATTTCTCTGGCCGCCTCGGTGCGTACCGCTGATGCTTTTTTTCAAGAGAATATTTTATTCACGCATCGCGGACTCAGCGGCCCTGGCGTGTTGCAAGCCTCATCCTACTGGCACGAGGACGAGGCTGTTGCCATTGATTTATGGCCGCAGGCGGATCTGCTAACGCAGCTAGCAACGCAGCGTGAGCAACGACCGCGCATGAGCCTGAAAAATTTCCTCGCCACACTCTGGCCACGGCGACTCGCAGAGCATTGGTGTACTCATTATGTACACGACAAGCCTTTAAATCAGCTTACTGTGGAAGATCTCAAACAGCTACAAAACCACTGCCAACCTTGGACCATCAAGCCAGCAGGAACCGAGGGCTATCGCACAGCCGAGGTCACCGTAGGCGGTGTCGATACCGATGCATTCTCCTCAAAGACTTTAGCCTGCAAACAGCTTCCCGGGCTTTACTTCATCGGTGAGGTGCTGGACGTGACTGGCCATTTAGGCGGCCATAATTTTCAATGGGCCTGGGCTTCGGCGGTCGCTGCCGGACAGGCAATCACAGCCTAA
- the trpC gene encoding indole-3-glycerol phosphate synthase TrpC, whose protein sequence is MQGTPDILKRILERKAEEVRERKAHSSLPALREAAEACPKPRAFLKAMRERLHHDQPAVIAEVKKASPSQGVIRADFDPAAIARSYEGAGACCLSVLTDMDFFQGSDAHLQEARGACQLPVLRKDFMIDPYQIYESRVIGADCILLIVAALEDANLKDLLAVTHELGMNALIEVHDAQELERALALDAVLIGINNRNLRSFETRLQTTLDLLPMIPADRLVVTESGIHMPEDVASMRASGVNAFLVGEAFMRAADPGEKLQDLFGTSAQHA, encoded by the coding sequence ATGCAGGGAACTCCGGATATTTTAAAACGGATTCTTGAGCGCAAAGCTGAGGAAGTCAGGGAACGTAAGGCCCACAGCAGTCTGCCAGCTCTGCGCGAAGCAGCAGAGGCCTGTCCCAAACCCAGAGCGTTTCTCAAGGCGATGCGTGAACGCTTGCATCATGATCAGCCCGCGGTGATCGCTGAAGTTAAAAAAGCCAGCCCCAGTCAGGGCGTTATCCGTGCTGATTTTGACCCGGCAGCCATTGCCCGCAGTTATGAGGGGGCCGGCGCCTGCTGTCTTTCGGTGTTGACCGATATGGATTTTTTCCAAGGCAGTGATGCTCATCTTCAAGAGGCTAGAGGTGCCTGTCAGCTGCCGGTACTGCGCAAGGATTTCATGATTGACCCCTATCAAATCTACGAATCCCGGGTGATCGGGGCGGATTGTATTTTGTTGATCGTCGCTGCGCTGGAAGATGCGAACCTGAAGGATTTATTGGCGGTCACCCATGAGCTGGGCATGAATGCCCTGATTGAAGTCCACGATGCGCAAGAGTTGGAACGAGCGCTGGCTTTGGATGCGGTGCTGATTGGCATTAATAACCGCAATCTGCGTAGTTTTGAAACGCGTCTACAAACCACCTTAGATTTGTTGCCGATGATTCCTGCTGACCGCTTAGTGGTGACCGAGAGTGGAATTCATATGCCTGAAGATGTGGCGTCGATGCGGGCATCGGGTGTCAATGCCTTTCTGGTGGGCGAGGCTTTTATGCGCGCAGCCGATCCGGGGGAAAAACTTCAGGACTTGTTTGGCACCTCAGCGCAGCACGCTTAG
- the trpD gene encoding anthranilate phosphoribosyltransferase, producing MNVQQALAKVTGHEDLSRDEMAAVMRQIMTGEATPAQIGGFLVALRMKGETVDEVAAAAGVMRELATRVDVEPTHLVDTCGTGGDAAGTFNISTACAFVGAAAGARVAKHGNRSVSSKSGSADVLEAAGVNLNLSADQVAHCINTLGVGFLFAPQYHGAMKHAIGPRRELGLRTIFNVLGPLTNPAGAPNQVLGVFSNHWLEPLAKVLGQLGSRHVLVVHAEDGLDEISIGAPTRMAELRDGQVASQLIAPEDFGLQRASLDSLRVADAQESLAMIHAVLDGQEGPARDIVLLNAGAAIYVSGVTDSLAQGVQAAAKAIDSAAARERLDALVQLTRSLAE from the coding sequence ATGAATGTGCAGCAGGCGCTGGCCAAAGTCACAGGTCATGAGGACTTAAGCCGTGATGAGATGGCTGCAGTGATGCGCCAGATCATGACTGGTGAGGCCACGCCAGCCCAGATTGGCGGTTTCTTAGTGGCGCTGCGCATGAAAGGTGAGACTGTGGACGAAGTCGCTGCGGCGGCCGGTGTCATGCGAGAGTTAGCGACGCGGGTAGATGTTGAGCCAACGCATTTGGTGGATACCTGTGGCACCGGGGGAGATGCTGCCGGAACCTTCAATATCTCCACCGCCTGCGCGTTTGTGGGTGCTGCTGCGGGAGCGCGCGTTGCCAAACACGGCAACCGTTCTGTCTCCAGTAAGTCCGGCAGCGCGGATGTGCTGGAAGCTGCTGGTGTGAATCTCAATTTGTCGGCGGATCAGGTGGCGCACTGTATCAATACATTGGGTGTCGGGTTTTTATTCGCGCCTCAGTATCATGGCGCCATGAAACACGCCATCGGCCCGCGTCGTGAATTGGGCTTACGCACGATATTTAATGTGCTGGGACCGCTGACCAATCCTGCAGGCGCCCCCAATCAAGTACTGGGCGTATTCAGCAATCACTGGCTAGAGCCCTTGGCTAAGGTGTTGGGTCAATTAGGCAGTCGCCATGTCTTAGTGGTTCATGCTGAAGATGGCTTGGATGAGATCAGCATTGGTGCTCCGACGCGCATGGCTGAGCTGCGTGATGGTCAGGTGGCGAGTCAGTTGATCGCGCCTGAGGATTTTGGTTTGCAGCGCGCTTCACTGGACAGCTTGCGTGTGGCCGATGCCCAAGAGAGCTTGGCGATGATCCATGCGGTCTTAGACGGTCAAGAGGGGCCCGCTCGGGATATTGTGTTGCTCAATGCCGGCGCCGCGATTTATGTGTCCGGTGTGACAGATAGTTTGGCCCAAGGAGTGCAGGCTGCTGCTAAAGCCATCGATTCTGCGGCGGCTCGTGAGCGTCTTGATGCGTTGGTTCAGTTGACTCGGTCTTTGGCCGAATAA
- a CDS encoding aminodeoxychorismate/anthranilate synthase component II translates to MLLMIDNYDSFTYNLVQYLGELGAAVHVRRNDAITLDEIEAIAPERIVISPGPCTPDQAGISMEVIRRFAGRVPILGVCLGHQAIGQVFDGHIIHAGSIMHGKTSLVYHRDQGVFSGLDNPLEATRYHSLVIDKTRLPKCLEMTAWTQNEDGTLDEIMGVRHRELAVEGVQFHPESILTHQGHDLLQNFLRTPLQRTGALGAGGAQPLGGSGL, encoded by the coding sequence ATGCTGCTGATGATCGACAATTATGACTCGTTCACCTACAACCTGGTGCAGTATCTGGGTGAGCTGGGGGCGGCCGTGCATGTGCGTCGCAATGATGCCATCACCCTAGATGAGATCGAGGCCATTGCTCCAGAACGGATTGTGATCTCCCCCGGGCCGTGTACCCCCGATCAGGCGGGCATTTCCATGGAGGTGATTCGGCGTTTCGCGGGGCGCGTGCCGATACTGGGGGTGTGTCTGGGTCATCAAGCCATTGGCCAGGTGTTCGACGGCCATATTATTCATGCCGGCAGCATCATGCACGGTAAAACCTCCTTGGTTTACCACCGTGATCAGGGCGTCTTCAGCGGCTTGGATAATCCCTTGGAAGCCACCCGTTACCACTCTCTCGTGATCGACAAGACGCGCCTACCCAAGTGTTTGGAAATGACCGCTTGGACGCAGAATGAAGACGGTACTTTAGACGAGATTATGGGCGTGAGGCATCGCGAGCTAGCGGTCGAGGGCGTGCAATTTCATCCCGAGTCGATTCTCACGCATCAGGGCCACGACTTGCTGCAAAACTTCTTGCGCACTCCTTTGCAGCGAACGGGGGCCTTGGGGGCTGGTGGTGCTCAGCCATTGGGAGGTAGTGGTTTATGA
- the trpE gene encoding anthranilate synthase component I: MTPDIFDSLVAKGYNRIPLVREVLADLDTPLSVFMKLAAKPYSYLFESVQGGEKWGRYSFIGLPARTVVRVQGRLVEVREDGEVIEAVELDDPLEWIESYQARFRVPDLPNLPRFTGGLVGYFGYETIAYIEPRLADAEKSDPLQVPDILLMVSDEVIAYDNLAGRLYIVVHASPGGREQAEARLDAIEQELAHASHWPEPLASQLSISESDFVSGFTEEGFKQAVQRCKEYIVEGDVMQVVLSQRLSIPFQARPLDLYRALRGMNPSPYMFYLDLGDHQVVGASPEILVRLEDDEVTVRPIAGTRPRGRSVERDEALERELLADPKELAEHLMLIDLGRNDVGRVAEIGSVRLTDQMMVERYSHVMHIVSNVVGRLRRGLKAMDVLRATFPAGTVSGAPKIRAMEIINELEPVKRGIYSGAVGYLSWQGNMDTAIAIRTAVIKDQVLHIQAGAGIVHDSTPENEWAETMNKGRAIFRAVSMAEAGLRLQERSESSET; the protein is encoded by the coding sequence ATGACGCCAGATATTTTTGATTCGTTGGTGGCAAAGGGATACAACCGTATCCCTCTGGTGCGTGAGGTGTTGGCCGACTTGGACACGCCACTGAGTGTCTTCATGAAGCTGGCGGCTAAGCCTTATTCCTACTTGTTCGAGTCAGTGCAAGGTGGCGAGAAATGGGGGCGCTATTCCTTCATTGGCCTGCCGGCACGCACGGTAGTGCGGGTGCAAGGTCGCTTGGTTGAAGTTCGGGAGGATGGCGAGGTCATTGAAGCGGTCGAGTTAGATGACCCCCTGGAGTGGATTGAGTCCTATCAGGCCCGCTTTCGCGTGCCAGACCTACCCAACTTACCGCGCTTTACCGGTGGTCTAGTGGGCTATTTTGGTTATGAAACCATTGCCTACATCGAGCCTCGACTGGCCGATGCCGAGAAATCAGACCCCCTACAGGTACCCGATATTCTGTTAATGGTCTCTGATGAGGTCATTGCCTACGATAATTTAGCGGGTCGCTTGTATATCGTTGTGCATGCCAGTCCCGGGGGGCGCGAGCAGGCCGAAGCACGGCTTGATGCTATTGAGCAAGAGTTGGCTCACGCATCACACTGGCCAGAACCCCTCGCCAGCCAGCTTTCGATATCAGAGTCGGATTTTGTCTCGGGTTTTACCGAGGAAGGGTTTAAACAGGCGGTGCAGCGCTGCAAAGAATACATCGTCGAAGGCGATGTCATGCAGGTGGTGCTGTCGCAGCGGCTATCAATTCCGTTTCAGGCACGTCCTTTGGACCTTTATCGGGCGTTGCGTGGCATGAACCCTTCACCGTACATGTTTTATTTGGACTTGGGCGATCATCAGGTGGTCGGCGCCTCCCCAGAGATTTTAGTGCGCCTGGAAGACGATGAAGTGACGGTCAGGCCAATAGCCGGCACCCGCCCCCGCGGGCGCTCTGTTGAGCGCGATGAGGCTCTGGAGAGAGAACTTCTGGCTGACCCCAAGGAGCTGGCAGAACATCTCATGCTGATCGATTTGGGTCGTAATGACGTGGGTCGGGTGGCAGAGATCGGCAGCGTGCGCTTGACTGATCAAATGATGGTGGAGCGTTATTCCCACGTCATGCATATCGTCTCCAATGTGGTGGGACGCCTGCGCCGTGGACTCAAGGCCATGGATGTGCTGCGCGCGACATTTCCGGCGGGAACCGTTAGCGGTGCGCCCAAAATTCGCGCCATGGAAATTATTAATGAATTAGAACCCGTGAAGCGTGGGATTTATTCTGGCGCTGTGGGGTATCTCTCCTGGCAAGGCAATATGGATACGGCGATTGCCATTCGCACCGCGGTTATTAAAGATCAGGTCCTGCACATTCAGGCGGGTGCCGGCATTGTTCATGACTCCACGCCTGAAAACGAATGGGCCGAAACCATGAATAAAGGTCGGGCGATTTTTCGCGCGGTCTCAATGGCTGAGGCCGGTTTAAGGCTGCAAGAGCGCAGTGAATCCAGCGAGACTTAG
- a CDS encoding phosphoglycolate phosphatase: protein MIALGRPELVLIDLDGTMVDSVPDLSYAVDRMMDELEMPARGEAKVRNWVGNGIERLVKRALTDDMEAEPDAELYVRALDIYTRVYGANNAANSRLYPGVLEGLDALRAMGLRLACVTNKAGRFTLPLLSALGLDGYFELVVAGDTLPVKKPDPAPLLHAAEQLQASPGLSLMIGDSRSDVKAARAAGFAIVCVSYGYNHGEDIRLQQPDAVIDSLLELPPLLSKAA from the coding sequence ATGATTGCCTTGGGTAGACCCGAGTTGGTACTGATTGATCTGGACGGTACCATGGTGGATAGCGTCCCGGATTTGTCTTACGCCGTTGATCGGATGATGGATGAGCTTGAGATGCCGGCGCGCGGCGAGGCCAAAGTGCGCAACTGGGTGGGAAACGGCATTGAACGGCTGGTGAAACGCGCGCTCACCGATGACATGGAAGCTGAGCCTGACGCCGAGTTATATGTGCGCGCTTTGGACATTTATACCCGCGTTTATGGCGCCAATAACGCCGCCAATAGTCGCTTGTATCCGGGTGTCCTTGAGGGTCTGGATGCCCTACGCGCTATGGGTTTGCGTTTGGCCTGTGTGACCAATAAGGCGGGGCGTTTTACGCTGCCTTTGCTGTCTGCTTTGGGTCTGGATGGCTACTTCGAACTGGTGGTGGCGGGCGATACTTTGCCCGTAAAAAAACCCGACCCAGCCCCTTTGCTGCATGCTGCCGAGCAACTGCAGGCCAGCCCTGGCCTCTCGCTGATGATTGGCGATTCGCGCAGCGATGTGAAAGCGGCGCGTGCTGCGGGCTTTGCCATAGTTTGTGTCAGTTATGGATACAACCACGGTGAGGACATCCGTCTGCAACAGCCTGATGCCGTGATCGATAGCTTGCTTGAATTGCCGCCTCTGCTGTCTAAGGCGGCATGA
- the rpe gene encoding ribulose-phosphate 3-epimerase, protein MALPDLIAPSILSADFARLGEEVDNVLAAGADVVHFDVMDNHYVPNLTIGPLVCEALRKHGVTATIDVHLMVKPVDRIIPDFAKAGADYITFHPEASEHIDRSLQLVRDQGCKSGLVFNPATPLSYLDYVMDKVDLILLMSVNPGFGGQSFIPATLDKLREARQRIDASGREIRLEVDGGVKVENIAEIKAAGADTFVAGSAIFGAGQDSDPHRYDSVIAAMRAELAKA, encoded by the coding sequence ATGGCTTTGCCGGATCTGATTGCGCCTTCGATTCTGTCTGCGGATTTCGCCCGTCTGGGTGAGGAAGTCGATAACGTGCTCGCGGCTGGGGCCGATGTGGTGCACTTTGATGTGATGGACAACCATTATGTGCCTAACCTCACCATTGGTCCTTTGGTCTGCGAGGCATTACGCAAACACGGTGTGACGGCCACAATCGACGTCCATCTGATGGTTAAGCCAGTGGACCGTATCATCCCGGATTTTGCCAAGGCTGGTGCCGATTACATCACCTTCCACCCGGAAGCCAGTGAGCATATCGATCGCTCGTTGCAGCTAGTGCGTGATCAGGGCTGCAAATCCGGACTGGTATTCAACCCTGCCACGCCTTTGTCGTATCTGGATTATGTGATGGACAAAGTCGATTTGATTTTGTTGATGTCGGTAAACCCTGGCTTTGGTGGCCAAAGTTTTATTCCCGCCACCTTGGACAAGCTGCGTGAAGCACGCCAGCGTATTGATGCCTCAGGTCGTGAGATCCGCCTAGAAGTCGATGGTGGCGTGAAAGTCGAGAATATCGCCGAGATTAAAGCCGCCGGCGCTGACACCTTTGTGGCTGGCTCGGCCATTTTTGGCGCTGGTCAGGACAGTGATCCCCATCGCTATGACAGTGTGATTGCAGCTATGCGCGCGGAGCTAGCCAAAGCATGA
- a CDS encoding class I SAM-dependent methyltransferase, whose protein sequence is MDAAYIASLREDIVFTETLCEQTLQFHTTWGLFSPRGIDAGTRLLLRHIKVADGDDCLDLGCGYGPIGLTLAKLSPNGQVCLVDKDFVAVDYAAKNARINGIENAESFLSNGFSHVGERRFHLITSNLPAKVGKEMLYLYLHDAYARLHPGGRLYVVTITGLRRFIERACKEVFGHYDKVKQGQDYTVAMAQKARDT, encoded by the coding sequence ATGGATGCTGCCTATATCGCCAGCCTGCGTGAGGACATCGTTTTTACCGAGACGCTCTGCGAGCAGACTCTGCAGTTTCATACCACTTGGGGGCTATTCTCGCCACGCGGTATTGATGCGGGGACGCGCCTATTGCTCAGGCATATCAAGGTTGCTGATGGCGATGATTGTCTTGACCTTGGCTGTGGTTATGGGCCCATTGGCTTGACCCTAGCCAAGCTTTCTCCAAATGGCCAAGTGTGTTTGGTGGATAAGGATTTTGTGGCGGTGGATTACGCCGCTAAAAATGCGCGAATCAATGGCATTGAGAATGCCGAGAGTTTTCTGAGTAATGGTTTTTCCCACGTGGGTGAGCGTCGTTTTCATTTAATCACCTCTAACTTACCCGCCAAGGTGGGGAAAGAGATGTTGTATCTCTACCTACATGATGCTTATGCGCGCTTACATCCCGGTGGTCGCCTCTACGTGGTGACCATTACCGGCTTGCGTCGTTTTATTGAGCGGGCCTGCAAAGAAGTCTTTGGTCATTACGATAAGGTCAAGCAGGGTCAGGACTACACCGTTGCGATGGCGCAAAAAGCCCGCGATACTTAA
- a CDS encoding 5-(carboxyamino)imidazole ribonucleotide synthase: protein MILPGKTLGMLGGGQLGRFFTVAARSLGYRVVVLDPDTGSPAGRMADEHLHAAYTDAWALEQMASGCAVLSTEFENIPAESLRRLAKHRPVRPGADALEQTQNRIREKQMLKAAGLETVPYAEIQGLEDLSSALSSIQLPAILKRAALGYDGKGQVTVTTQETAQEAFEYLGKVPCVLEQRVDLDCEISVILARTASGQSCCFPIAENRHRHGILHMSVVPANIDADIKAQAEAAAAAIAAHLDYVGLLAVEFFVTRDGQLLVNEVAPRPHNSGHFTLDACVTSQFEQQVRAICDLPLGATDLLRPAVMVNLLGDLWANGMPDWSLLLANPQVKLHLYGKEEARPGRKMGHFTVLADDVTTALRQAEQLYQQLRDQAGS, encoded by the coding sequence ATGATCTTGCCAGGCAAGACCCTGGGGATGCTGGGTGGTGGCCAGTTGGGTCGCTTTTTTACCGTGGCTGCACGTTCCCTGGGTTACCGTGTTGTGGTGCTCGATCCCGACACTGGAAGTCCAGCAGGCCGCATGGCTGATGAGCATCTTCATGCCGCCTACACCGATGCTTGGGCCTTAGAGCAAATGGCTTCGGGTTGTGCTGTGCTGAGTACGGAATTTGAGAACATCCCTGCCGAGTCTCTGCGGCGCCTGGCCAAGCACAGGCCGGTTCGCCCGGGTGCAGATGCCCTAGAGCAAACACAGAATCGCATTCGTGAGAAACAAATGCTCAAGGCTGCCGGGCTTGAGACCGTGCCCTATGCTGAGATTCAAGGCTTGGAGGACTTGTCCAGTGCACTCTCCAGTATTCAGTTGCCAGCCATCCTCAAGCGGGCAGCTCTGGGCTATGACGGCAAAGGCCAAGTCACAGTGACAACGCAAGAAACGGCGCAAGAGGCTTTTGAGTACCTGGGCAAGGTTCCCTGTGTGCTGGAACAGCGGGTCGATCTGGACTGCGAGATCTCGGTGATTCTGGCGCGCACTGCCTCGGGGCAATCCTGTTGTTTTCCTATTGCGGAAAATCGCCATCGCCATGGAATTTTGCACATGAGCGTGGTGCCGGCTAATATTGATGCCGATATCAAAGCACAGGCTGAGGCGGCTGCCGCGGCAATTGCGGCGCATTTAGACTATGTGGGCTTGTTGGCGGTCGAGTTTTTCGTCACCCGCGACGGACAGTTACTGGTGAATGAAGTGGCACCTCGCCCTCACAACAGCGGTCATTTCACGTTAGATGCCTGTGTTACCTCGCAATTTGAACAACAGGTGCGGGCTATCTGCGATTTGCCTTTGGGGGCAACGGATTTGTTGCGCCCCGCGGTGATGGTGAATTTGCTGGGTGATCTGTGGGCCAATGGGATGCCCGATTGGTCGCTTTTGTTGGCCAACCCGCAGGTGAAGTTGCATTTGTACGGCAAAGAAGAGGCCCGTCCGGGTCGTAAAATGGGCCATTTCACAGTGCTTGCAGATGATGTGACAACGGCCCTGCGACAAGCCGAACAGCTGTATCAGCAGCTACGGGATCAGGCAGGCAGCTAA
- the purE gene encoding 5-(carboxyamino)imidazole ribonucleotide mutase yields MNAESPLVGVVMGSQSDWPVMQHAAEQLQAFAVPFEARVVSAHRTPDLLFEYAEQAASRGLKCIIAGAGGAAHLPGMLAAKTTLPVLGVPVPSKHLKGQDSLLSIVQMPKGIPVATFAIGEAGAANAGLFAVSLLAHQDPELAARLTEFRHAQRDTVLAMDLPPQS; encoded by the coding sequence ATGAACGCAGAATCCCCCCTAGTTGGTGTGGTGATGGGTAGCCAAAGTGATTGGCCAGTCATGCAGCACGCCGCCGAGCAATTACAAGCCTTTGCCGTTCCCTTTGAAGCGCGCGTGGTTTCTGCCCATCGCACTCCAGACCTGTTATTCGAGTACGCCGAACAAGCGGCTTCCCGAGGCCTGAAATGCATTATCGCCGGCGCTGGCGGTGCGGCGCATCTGCCTGGGATGCTGGCGGCTAAGACGACACTGCCAGTATTGGGGGTGCCCGTACCCTCCAAACATTTAAAAGGTCAAGATTCCTTGCTGTCTATTGTGCAAATGCCCAAGGGCATTCCCGTGGCGACCTTCGCCATTGGTGAAGCCGGCGCCGCCAATGCGGGGCTGTTTGCGGTTTCACTGCTGGCCCATCAAGACCCCGAACTGGCAGCCAGGCTGACCGAATTTCGCCATGCCCAGCGTGATACCGTGCTGGCCATGGATTTGCCCCCTCAGTCATGA
- a CDS encoding NAD(P)H-dependent glycerol-3-phosphate dehydrogenase → MLTPAHIGVLGAGSWGTALAMHLARQGHHVALWGRDHKQIEEMLRQRCNPRYLPGITFPETLTPTSNLSEAVRQAEQILLAVPSGAFVATLEAIQPWLKERGLVWATKGLDREHNSWLHERAQAILGDQVPWAIASGPSFAAEVACGLPTALTLASRNKEFAQQVRTWLSGGTLRIYTSDDVLGVQLGGALKNVLAIAAGVSDGLGFGANARAALITRGLAEMMRLGEALGARQETLMGLSGLGDLVLTCTDDQSRNRRLGIALGHGQTRDQAVEQIGQAVEGVYTAGVVLRMAEHHGVEMPISEQVSRVLFDALPPAQAVQELLGREPKPEF, encoded by the coding sequence GTGCTGACTCCGGCCCATATTGGCGTGCTGGGCGCCGGGTCCTGGGGGACGGCGCTGGCCATGCATTTGGCCCGTCAAGGTCACCATGTGGCCCTGTGGGGGCGAGATCATAAGCAAATCGAGGAGATGCTGCGGCAGCGCTGTAATCCACGCTACCTCCCGGGTATCACTTTCCCCGAGACGCTGACGCCCACATCTAATTTGTCTGAAGCGGTGCGGCAGGCCGAGCAGATTCTGCTGGCTGTGCCTAGTGGTGCCTTTGTTGCAACTTTAGAGGCCATTCAGCCCTGGCTGAAGGAACGAGGCTTGGTTTGGGCCACCAAGGGGTTGGATCGGGAGCACAACAGCTGGTTGCATGAGCGCGCACAGGCCATCTTGGGCGATCAAGTGCCCTGGGCCATAGCCTCCGGGCCCTCATTTGCTGCAGAGGTGGCTTGCGGGCTGCCAACGGCACTTACATTGGCTTCTCGGAATAAAGAGTTCGCACAACAGGTGCGTACCTGGCTATCTGGCGGCACGCTGCGTATCTATACCAGTGATGATGTGCTCGGCGTGCAATTGGGTGGTGCCTTAAAAAATGTGTTGGCGATCGCCGCGGGGGTTTCCGATGGCTTGGGTTTTGGCGCCAATGCGCGGGCGGCATTAATCACTCGCGGCCTGGCCGAGATGATGCGTCTCGGGGAGGCCTTGGGGGCTCGTCAGGAGACCTTAATGGGCCTGTCCGGTTTGGGTGATTTGGTGTTGACCTGTACGGATGATCAGTCGCGTAATCGACGTTTGGGGATCGCCCTTGGGCATGGGCAAACGCGTGATCAGGCGGTTGAGCAAATCGGCCAAGCTGTCGAAGGTGTTTATACCGCGGGTGTGGTGTTGCGTATGGCTGAGCACCACGGCGTCGAAATGCCCATCAGCGAGCAGGTCTCACGGGTATTATTTGATGCGCTGCCACCGGCGCAAGCCGTGCAAGAGCTATTGGGTCGTGAACCCAAGCCAGAGTTCTAA
- the secB gene encoding protein-export chaperone SecB, with protein MAEQETQGNSAAAQGDAQQEFGLQKIYVKDISFEAPGAPEIFLQEWKPETNVQLNSQARPVDEKGAYEVELTITVTTRSADQTAYLVEVKQAGVFLVRGVPEDQLGPLLSAYCPNILFPFARETISDLVIRGGFPQLLLAPINFDSLYAQKLNAQKAGESAPADSQAAGNQPQAN; from the coding sequence ATGGCCGAGCAAGAAACTCAAGGTAATAGTGCTGCCGCACAAGGGGATGCGCAGCAGGAATTTGGACTGCAGAAGATTTACGTTAAGGATATCTCCTTTGAGGCGCCCGGCGCCCCTGAGATTTTTTTGCAGGAATGGAAGCCTGAAACCAATGTGCAGCTAAACTCCCAAGCCCGCCCTGTGGATGAAAAGGGTGCTTACGAAGTCGAACTCACTATTACCGTGACCACGCGCTCAGCCGACCAAACCGCCTATTTGGTGGAGGTTAAACAAGCCGGTGTGTTCTTGGTGCGCGGTGTGCCTGAAGATCAGCTTGGACCTTTGCTGTCTGCTTATTGCCCGAATATTTTATTCCCCTTCGCCCGCGAGACCATCTCTGATTTGGTGATTCGTGGGGGATTCCCGCAGCTACTGCTCGCGCCGATCAACTTCGATAGCTTATACGCTCAGAAGCTGAATGCGCAGAAAGCCGGGGAATCGGCGCCGGCTGACTCCCAAGCTGCCGGCAATCAGCCGCAAGCCAACTGA